The Struthio camelus isolate bStrCam1 chromosome 21, bStrCam1.hap1, whole genome shotgun sequence genome includes the window gaaaggtGATGTCTCACTCCTGCCCTGCCGGGCCTGTGTGTGACCTGTCCTTGGCAGCCGTGTGTTTCCCCCTGCTCCCAACCCGTTTCCCTTCCTGCCCAAGCTGCCGCTTAATTCCTGCCATTTGCGGGGCAAACCCATCCGCAGCGATTCCCGACGCTGCCTTTCCAACCGTGGTGTTAAAAAGCAGATTTCGAGCATCTCCTGCTTCCCTGGGAGTTGGGTTTTTGAGGGTTTCTCCTAAACTGGCGCGGGGACAAGCTGGGGGATGCCCCAGCGCGGCCCTGGGACTAGCAGGGCACGGGTTACCGCAGAGCCGGCTCCAAATCCCTGTCCCGAGCTTGACCTGCGTCCCACTTGGAGCTACGGTCTAGCTGGAGCCATCTAAACCTGACTGTGGGAAATCCTGCCGGCTCCGGATGCTTTTGCCATGGGTTAATAATAGGCCGCGCTCACCGGGGAGGgtttttctactgaaattaaGCTCCAAActtggtgggggtggggagaggaagagagtcaGGCAGGGCAGAGCGGTCTCGCCCCCAAGCTGTCCCTCGCCCCCCAAGCTGTCCCCCACTCCCCCAACTCCCAAAAGTGCCGGCGGGGGCATGACAGCCCACCCGCGCCTGCAGTCCTCCGCCAAGAGCCTGCGGGTGACCATCGGGGAGGCCTTCGAGCGGCTGCACCGGCTGCTGCGGGAGCGGCAGAAGGCGatgctggaggagctggaggcggaCACGGCGCGTACCCTCACCGACATCGAGCAGAAGATCCAGCGCTACAGCCAGCAGCTGCGCAAGGTGCAGGAGGGCAGCCAGATCCTGCAGGAGCGCCTGGCCGAGGCCGACAAGCACGTCTTCCTGGCCGGCGTCGCTTCGCTCTCGGAAAGGTGGGTgagcgccggggtggggggagacctccggcgcccgccccggctgaCGGCGCCGCCTCTTCCCCCAGGCTCAAGGGCAAGATCCACGAGACGAACCTCACCTACGAGGACTTTCCTACCTCCAAGTACATGGGCCCGCTGCAATACACGATATGGAAGTCGCTCTTCCAGGACATCCATCCCGGTAAGGACGGCCCCAAGGTCTGGCAGTGGGTTATGGGCGCTTTTCCCGGTGGCGGGGCCAGGAAAAATCCGAAACGGGGCCAAGCGTAGAGACACAGCCCCTGAAACAGgctggtggggggtggggggaatccaGGCTGATGCGCCGTCCCACTCGCTCTCCCAGTGCCGGCCGCCCTGACGCTGGACCCCGGCACGGCTCACCAGCGCCTCATCCTCTCCGACGACTGCACCATCGTGGCGTACGGCAACCTGCACCCGCAGCCACTGCAGGACTCGCCCAAGCGCTTCGACGTGGAGGTCTCGGTGCTGGGCGCGGAGGCCTTCGGCGGCGGCGTGCACTACTGGGAGGTGATCGTCTCGGAGAAAACCCAGTGGATGATCGGGTTGGCGCACGAGGCCGTCACCCGCAAGGGCAGCATCCAGATCCAGCCCAGCCGGGGCTTTTACTGCATCGTCATGCACGACGGGAACCAGTACAGCGCCTGCACGGAGCCCTGGACGCGGCTCAACGTCAAGAGCAAGCTGGAGAAAGTAGGAGTCTTCCTGGACTATGACAAGGGTCTTTTGATCTTCTACAACGCCGACGACATGTCCTGGCTCTACACCTTCCGGGAGAAATTCCCCGGCAAGCTCTGCTCCTACTTCAGCCCCGGGCAGAGCCACGCCAACGGGAAAAACGTCCAGCCTCTGCGGATAAACACCGTCCGCATCTAACGCCACGGCCCGGGCAGCCGGACTGATGCGCCGGGACAGGACGCAGCTCGCCTGGCCCCGCGGAGAGGCCTGGAGCGCCGCCGGTGCCAGGACGATGCCGCTGCGGGCGGGGAGCAAGTGAGCAGTAGAGATTTGCACTGCTCTGGGCCCGATCCTGCCCCCAGCCGCCCGCCCCCCTAAAATGCTGTTTCCGtgcccgccccggggggggggggctggatgcGGCCCAGCTGTCCCCCTTCCCGGCTCCGCCGTCCTGTGCTTCCAAGCGGCCGCCGGCtcttgccccccctccccgggccggcACGCGCGCCCTCCGGCcgctgcaataaaaaaaaagtgagttttggCCGAGGGGAGGTGTGGGTCGGTGGCGCCGTTTCCTCTGCGGTTCGGGGGCTTCCCCCCCAGGTTGGGGGGTGGGAGTGGACGACATTCGGGGCTGCCCTAGAAGGGGTGAGGCGTAGGAGGTCTAAAAGCCCAGGTAGGGGCTGCGTGGGGGCTCTCGGCAGCACTGGGAGGCGTTGGAGGTGCTCCTGGACACAGAGGAGGCACTGAGAGGCCTTGGGGAAACGGAGGAGGCACTGGGTGGCACTGGAAGGCTCTGGGGGCACTGGGATGCACTCTGGGGCCCTGGGAGTACTAATAGGCTCTGGGGGCACTGGGAtatactggggggcactgggagcactagGAGGCTATGGGGGCACTGGGGTGTACTGGGGAGCACTAAGAGGCTCTGGGATGCAACGGGAGGCTCTGGGGGACACTagggtgcactgggatgcactggggggacactgggatgtACTGGGGGGGCGCGGCGGTTTCCCGCCCACCCGCCAGGCGGCGCTGCCGCGCTGCTCCCTGGCGCCTGAGCCCCCCTCTCGGCCTCGCTTGTGCGTCAGGGGCGGTGCTCGTTGGCGGCGCATGCGTGGTGGCgaccgcccccgccccgccgagccgcgcCTGCGCGGTCGGCgggccccgccccggcggccccatTTCCGCGCAGGCGCAATCAGGCGCGAGCGGTCGAACGCCGAGCGGCCGATGGGGGCTGGGCctccgccgccatcttgggccgggcagcggcgccgccggtACCGGACTGAAGGGGGCGGGGGAACTTGTGGGGTGTTGTGGGCGGCTGTCGGGCTGCGAGGGGCACTAGGggggtgtgaagaggatgagaAAGGGGAGTCTGAGGCTGGGGGGGTGTAGGACCCCTTGTCTATGGGGCCTGTGGAGCTCTGAGCTTCTGTGGGGACTGTAAGTCCCAGGTGCATGTGGGGGGGGTGttctggggctgtgtgggggctGTGGGACCc containing:
- the TRIM62 gene encoding E3 ubiquitin-protein ligase TRIM62 isoform X1, which gives rise to MACSLKDELLCSICLSIYQDPVSFGCEHYFCRRCITEHWVRQEPQGARDCPECRRTFAEPTLAPSLKLANIVERYSAFPLDAILGAQRTSFPCKDHEKVKLFCLTDRAVVCFFCDEPAVHEQHQVTNVDDAFEELQRELKEQLQGLQESERGHTEALHLLKRQLAETKSSAKSLRVTIGEAFERLHRLLRERQKAMLEELEADTARTLTDIEQKIQRYSQQLRKVQEGSQILQERLAEADKHVFLAGVASLSERLKGKIHETNLTYEDFPTSKYMGPLQYTIWKSLFQDIHPVPAALTLDPGTAHQRLILSDDCTIVAYGNLHPQPLQDSPKRFDVEVSVLGAEAFGGGVHYWEVIVSEKTQWMIGLAHEAVTRKGSIQIQPSRGFYCIVMHDGNQYSACTEPWTRLNVKSKLEKVGVFLDYDKGLLIFYNADDMSWLYTFREKFPGKLCSYFSPGQSHANGKNVQPLRINTVRI
- the TRIM62 gene encoding E3 ubiquitin-protein ligase TRIM62 isoform X2, which codes for MACSLKDELLCSICLSIYQDPVSFGCEHYFCRRCITEHWVRQEPQGARDCPECRRTFAEPTLAPSLKLANIVERYSAFPLDAILGAQRTSFPCKDHEKVKLFCLTDRAVVCFFCDEPAVHEQHQVTNVDDAFEELQRELKEQLQGLQESERGHTEALHLLKRQLAETKCRRGHDSPPAPAVLRQEPAGDHRGGLRAAAPAAAGAAEGDAGGAGGGHGAYPHRHRAEDPALQPAAAQGAGGQPDPAGAPGRGRQARLPGRRRFALGKAQGQDPRDEPHLRGLSYLQVHGPAAIHDMEVALPGHPSRAGRPDAGPRHGSPAPHPLRRLHHRGVRQPAPAATAGLAQALRRGGLGAGRGGLRRRRALLGGDRLGENPVDDRVGARGRHPQGQHPDPAQPGLLLHRHARREPVQRLHGALDAAQRQEQAGESRSLPGL